In Plasmodium knowlesi strain H genome assembly, chromosome: 7, one DNA window encodes the following:
- a CDS encoding protein kinase, putative: protein MVAPLVVETKNDFRKMNKASSAAYLEDCLLRGLERENLQKVHAQLAEEEQYDREVLEETLKEQQQEGEGEEDEGNGASLDISQCRSTNGDQNSKHDFIGRNPPTNGGKGNEYMLNYLNAYISKNIRNSKASENINPPNFLTSQNTDNMISGNPTNITIIGSNKHCMKQIFKDRDKGNPLYDGQAAANLHYMLIPNENERKENVNWNERISNFIHTELQSGFVDNRGYVSNRSSLMNGANCSDQRVKNPHDWGKATTVLAENVGNIFVNKFHPGETGISTGGLKNLSNVRNVQSDMAHVSMYDGEEGGCEGKTNSMQVSTNSTGAERVSYYHVNNPRLGTPHVSIGTTNQNSPTNEPNPNNSRECENYKLSPSGSEHISPRRSPNECYKPQGVLLNGAGEKGAKWIDPNIKEDPIILSDSEKMNCTNTKGKAGEVPQVITHPNNWMKEQEKENYRSFLYVINKKMEMLSKDRNIIAVENMYKPGFQTVNASRSHNNPMYVNTTDKGSILGPTKLNSGERGKGTTDNAVSPIVNPNYYAGFVRNEQKGSYQSTNVKMVQPEQQQYVLQQRYDEEATLGGTPEFYSRRESFAEGGGHPSGLLNNHGRKISVDSNGMRDLEMLGGEENSSSNNFASSGDQVSNLNNYCDGDFPEVGKLSGVNFSNGVDRLSVQLNFIEEGLVGYQKEGGPSSFHFVQKEKKITSSLHCGNYDEDVESGGNDGRGISSDHLDHVEQTDHADMTESQCANYAFDKGVGAVTSAGEEEDSGTNRNSGAGNENCSSSRKSSHEHSYNKNDPFNGDTFTGDPFILDPFRNDPYGKDPFAGDTFFNDPCGKDGLCLNQIGTYSEHNEYYSNMQDNDKDDSDNAVDNVNNNATLNDDYVFPSSGKDQDDLQDGVSPQENQAQLNNVDYLFTGRSNSNNNCMPIKEVCKGGGNTSGCFVSGPHSEDFIREHLSNDQVETSNASEKTYQVHHGSDMSDGGVSRGKLSNKESHDNSSDRRSQDSRRDSSTTGGEGNRKLFHNAHHGKAPNFTQKKNINDDHANEEDVLRTAETRKSSQFSFNSCVIHVKGDNNTPRNEFDSMENHFVNEDQAAVPVAGVEGRTSSQEDEFSRASQKIERAITSTDVGLDMVDSDRSVECTRGESGTDGKNDEHIEVLSHIQEKVCPNRVREELSNKEKDAMRRNSHDDRTLGSNSKRMQKHSHVDVKLTHEGYSLVDGNFRKNGVTISTNNIVTDGCSMVTNEEWMHFNGESNQVDHLNINKGNGRSGRNAQNSLAENAILLGSTNNLNHVTKGNYGPASHLRDYSGLGPLSTSISRASASGMGDAPTSAHHGNFEGLQSDTGFQNRLHIRNDAMRDRNTNEGSAGQPYDWNNERSTSYTPTSFNRNTNETKNFLTNFFDAIESGTLNQSGRGAMAGAFTRSGNEQDVDNLLFSRNGYQKQSVVKNHKEKIPQMMDSPRHGGSNSNHVRNGNTIDAFSSASQFGGMKSLGTMDILSGVVSKGTAQNDRLCSGVARSVNHLTNKNDQSGAHQKVAIPIAGPTSKNVNLVENNLPHKNIPPIQTARNSNVAHPVVYYNPSKLLINKHIHANKYMNGKVKMMNSGNSGLHSSNSSMGTLWGDYRPGGGSLTNVGGPNIVQVDNENRKYLNIVGNNNSGAIPTFHRKENNHPSTDGKTKGKIIVPALITNDEKASLTSSPVEECSNFVVATHGVNTRTTATGINNNCSSISPNEQNSNVPLNKISVGGVPFYMTESKNLPGSNCADGINLDKLERKDSFSSNGEGTGTLRGRTALHDGGSSASSTMIESRQLNQNFMEKEQSANGLNGFITPGTMAYERGSNGVESISSVASGCGGEVFYSPSTNGGTITSSQIISNHKMSNFAINEHLGNIMLSQKINGFFNSARTNIQGGGSSTLYGRVGADISNVSNSNVQGIIAHKKNEHMYSGMKSKINEGKRSNICETVSTYCKENSNDASKIGENFLFQGGGASIGGVPSEGVMDQTSNHLIHHKMTDLNGNNLGSYLGNHKMRRHVKTNKMIESHVMHSFVSGKSGNVSSDRLNEYTKHIAEEHFQGDTNQKDSEQNVGGPFSRKNLGIPHYTEGSSNSGFVNGGGLNNRVSNIVSGILSGNTKEGGSNVDELPKEFYFLNGGNGMVNQNGPTSHQFPKTSVHDKNIYMKANNGEVWGIAGTRDYNDPHQNGFGDKGDAVPAVVTASMGGAQLFRNHPVNQSLRSDERRIEDQMCHYGHRAELSAVTVDPEISCKEEDNNTTKAQERRYAMQAEVLTKRMGSLSQEYTVSSSTNSGSSNNGSSNYSGGGGTYGSGGNCTFGGNYAVGGSKVSAQSSYPHSSLNNADVNNVLMAMIQNPMNCNGGVVASHVRKAAPVDGPGTPIGLSSGHMVQNVRTMNNDSSLPNDLLLKGKNFEEIICSKGYVQSRYPQHYAYNNVNTKMASPPQSTPNSQHYGIHGGGGHHSGLHGSVSNVPLNMPPSAGVPAKQNEDVRMGGEKNNLKIPLSNINIRNPMNRDIAMYNSVGGLSYSRNSHVVTSTSGSGVNGGGSGAGRTNYNIPGKCVESFNYVMCSEQAKSNMQQQQQPQAQAQQQQQQQHVLENFTKNRNMMNNNLKMDANKNCAKVRSSQHQGGYAHLVVQPNGDVRKVGQQSPPLALSLGMGSAHAALAASAAGMAGGAMILQNQNGGLNEYAQQYYEQQHQPMQVHSHNQLQNHLQQQLHSSCEGEQGQQHAKYLSNSSDLAIRRKEYENVFRLSKSQLVNLENEIKYLKSLAAYNIKPRDLYFETYEETDILTYDGSGGAAITNGDYYYYHHQQHQGGGVSCVDGDNLPMGGSNQINGNISNGNGNGNGNGNGTARGTGTDVQLMEKPPLGGKIKREKGKPKLYTNKFSSKFKYSVIEEGSFGVVYKGWYNGMHVAVKVPVDKMARQDPYGLTKRSINEWKILSKCDHPNIIKLCGGIIHSYFDIWLVTKLVNGLDLHTIKNNMKKEDKVMSIDVSLKMCRQLANVINFLHTPIKNKKNVIIHRDIKPENLIIDNDWNIHLCDFGDSEECEDGIVTNVSGATWIYAPPELLTCHPLKQSSDYNFLDHTKLSYKWDIWSMGCVFQEMMNLPSPFQHYIITFDESDQIYEKLVDVFTKKLPPCIHSKIENSPFADIIRLCLNYDPNLRPTASEIVQLLNQPDEYLLLKRA, encoded by the coding sequence ATGGTAGCCCCTCTTGTGGTAGAAACTAAAAATGATTTTCGGAAAATGAACAAGGCCTCGTCGGCTGCGTATTTAGAAGATTGTCTTTTGCGGGGGTTAGAGCGAGAGAACCTGCAAAAGGTGCATGCGCAACTGGCGGAGGAGGAGCAGTACGATCGGGAGGTGCTAGAAGAAACATTGAAGGAACAGCaacaggaaggggaaggtgaagaagacgaaggaAACGGGGCGTCACTCGACATTTCACAGTGCAGGAGCACCAACGGAGATCAAAACAGTAAGCACGATTTCATTGGACGGAATCCTCCTACAAATGGTGGCAAAGGAAACGAGTATATGCTAAACTATTTGAACGCATAcataagtaaaaatataaggAACAGTAAAGCATCAGAAAATATTAACCcaccaaattttttaacaagCCAAAATACAGACAATATGATAAGTGGGAACCCAACGAACATTACAATTATTGGTAGTAACAAACACTGCATGAAACAAATTTTCAAAGACAGGGATAAGGGTAACCCTTTATATGATGGACAGGCTGCAGCCAACCTTCACTACATGCTAATCCCAAATGAAAACGAGCGCAAAGAAAACGTGAACTGGAATGAGCGCATAAGTAACTTTATACATACAGAATTACAAAGCGGCTTCGTGGACAATAGAGGGTATGTATCAAACAGGAGTAGCCTGATGAATGGAGCGAATTGTTCAGACCAACGAGTGAAGAACCCACACGACTGGGGTAAAGCAACAACTGTACTGGCTGAAAATGtgggaaatatatttgtCAACAAATTTCACCCAGGCGAAACGGGAATTTCTACCGGTGGTTTGAAGAACCTGAGTAATGTGCGGAACGTTCAGAGTGACATGGCCCACGTGAGCATGTATGACGGTGAGGAAGGGGGCTGCGAGGGGAAAACCAACTCGATGCAAGTGAGTACAAATAGTACAGGTGCAGAGCGTGTGAGTTATTATCATGTGAATAATCCCCGTTTGGGAACTCCCCATGTAAGTATCGGTACCACAAATCAGAACAGCCCCACGAATGAACCAAACCCGAACAATAGCAGAGAGTGCGAAAACTATAAGTTGTCACCAAGTGGAAGTGAACATATCTCCCCGAGGAGGAGTCCAAACGAGTGCTACAAGCCGCAAGGGGTGCTCCTCAACGGCGCTGGAGAGAAAGGCGCAAAATGGATAGACCCCAATATAAAGGAAGATCCTATTATTCTAAGTGAcagtgaaaaaatgaactgtaCAAACACGAAGGGGAAGGCAGGTGAAGTACCCCAAGTAATAACCCATCCAAATAACTGGATGAAAGAacaagagaaggaaaattatcgAAGCTTTCTCTATGTAatcaataaaaaaatggaaatgctTTCCAAAGATAGAAATATCATCGCTGTGGAAAATATGTACAAGCCTGGATTCCAAACTGTGAATGCTTCACGTAGCCATAACAACCCTATGTATGTGAACACCACTGATAAGGGATCCATTTTGGGACCAACGAAACTAAATTcaggggaaaggggaaaaggtaCTACTGATAACGCAGTATCGCCCATTGTTAATCCAAATTATTATGCAGGCTTTGTACGTAAcgaacaaaaaggaagttatCAAAGTACCAACGTGAAGATGGTACAACCAGAACAACAACAGTATGTGTTACAGCAACGTTATGATGAGGAAGCAACTCTGGGTGGCACTCCGGAGTTTTATTCCCGTCGGGAATCCTTCGCGGAGGGGGGAGGTCATCCCAGTGGGTTGTTGAATAACCACGGGAGGAAGATCTCCGTGGATTCCAACGGAATGAGAGATCTAGAAATGTTGGGAGGTGAGGAAAACAGTTCATCAAATAACTTCGCCAGCAGTGGTGATCAGGTCAGCAATTTAAATAACTACTGCGATGGTGACTTCCCGGAGGTGGGTAAATTAAGCGGcgttaatttttccaatggTGTGGATAGGTTAAGTGTACAGTTAAATTTTATCGAAGAGGGGCTAGTGGGATACCAGAAGGAAGGAGGCCCAAgtagtttccattttgttcagaaggagaagaaaataaccaGTTCCCTGCATTGTGGCAATTATGATGAGGATGTGGAATCTGGAGGTAATGATGGTCGTGGCATCTCAAGTGATCATTTGGATCACGTGGAGCAGACCGACCACGCCGACATGACCGAATCGCAGTGCGCAAATTATGCATTCGACAAAGGAGTTGGAGCGGTAACAAGTGcaggggaggaggaggataGCGGCACCAACCGGAATAGTGGCGCTGGAAACGAGAACTGCTCCAGTAGCAGGAAAAGTAGCCACGAGCACAGTTATAACAAGAACGACCCATTTAATGGGGATACCTTTACAGGGGACCCATTTATTCTGGATCCCTTTCGCAATGACCCATATGGGAAGGACCCCTTTGCGGGtgatactttttttaatgatcCATGTGGGAAAGATGGGTTGTGTCTGAACCAGATAGGGACATACAGTGAGCACAACGAGTATTATTCCAACATGCAGGACAACGACAAGGACGACAGTGATAATGCGGTGGACAATGTTAATAACAACGCTACGTTAAATGATGATTATGTATTTCCATCGAGTGGAAAGGATCAGGATGATCTACAGGATGGAGTTTCCCCACAAGAAAATCAGGCTCAATTGAACAACGTAGACTACCTCTTCACAGGCAGAAGCAATAGTAATAACAATTGCATGCCCATAAAGGAGGTGTGTAAAGGTGGTGGTAATACATCTGGCTGCTTTGTCAGTGGTCCCCACAGTGAAGATTTCATTCGCGAGCATTTAAGTAACGACCAGGTCGAAACGTCGAACGCGAGTGAAAAGACGTACCAAGTGCATCATGGGAGTGATATGAGTGACGGGGGCGTAAGTCGAGGCAAACTCAGCAACAAGGAAAGTCACGATAACTCCAGCGATAGAAGAAGCCAGGATAGTCGCCGCGATAGCAGTACCACAGGGGGAGAGGGAAACAGAAAATTGTTTCATAATGCCCACCATGGAAAGGCACCAAATTTCacgcaaaagaaaaatataaatgacGACCATGCAAATGAAGAGGATGTTCTACGCACTGCAGAAACCAGGAAAAGTAGCCAATTCAGTTTTAACAGTTGTGTTATCCATGTGAAGGGAGATAATAATACCCCCCGAAATGAGTTCGACTCGATGGAAAATCACTTCGTCAATGAAGACCAGGCGGCAGTTCCTGTAGCGGGAGTTGAGGGGCGCACCTCGTCCCAGGAGGATGAATTTTCGCGGGCAAgtcaaaaaattgaaagggCCATTACTTCAACAGATGTTGGGCTTGATATGGTTGACAGTGACAGATCTGTTGAGTGCACTAGGGGAGAAAGCGGAACGGacggaaaaaatgatgaacataTAGAAGTGCTTTCCCATATTCAAGAAAAGGTGTGCCCAAATCGTGTTAGAGAAGAACTAAGtaataaggagaaggatgCAATGAGGAGAAATTCACATGATGACAGAACCTTGGGAAGCAATTCCAAGCGCATGCAGAAGCACAGCCATGTAGATGTAAAGTTAACCCATGAAGGTTACTCTCTCGTGGATGGAAATTTCCGTAAAAACGGAGTTACAATAAGTACGAATAACATTGTCACCGATGGATGCAGCATGGTTACCAACGAAGAATGGATGCATTTCAATGGAGAGTCCAATCAGGTGGATCACCTTAACATTAATAAAGGGAACGGTAGAAGCGGAAGAAATGCCCAGAATAGTTTGGCAGAGAATGCCATTCTTCTTGGAAGTACCAACAATTTAAACCATGTGACTAAGGGAAATTACGGCCCTGCGAGCCATTTAAGGGATTATTCTGGCTTGGGCCCCCTTAGCACTAGTATTAGCCGTGCTAGCGCTAGTGGCATGGGGGACGCCCCAACTTCTGCTCATCATGGGAACTTCGAGGGGCTTCAAAGTGACACAGGGTTTCAAAATCGCCTGCACATCAGGAACGACGCCATGCGAGATAGAAACACGAACGAGGGAAGCGCCGGACAACCCTACGACTGGAATAATGAACGAAGCACGAGTTATACCCCCACCTCATTTAATAGAAACACTAATGAAACGAAAAACTTTTTAACGAATTTTTTTGATGCCATTGAATCGGGTACTTTGAACCAGAGCGGAAGGGGAGCCATGGCAGGAGCATTCACCAGGAGCGGAAATGAACAGGATGTTgataaccttcttttttcacgCAACGGGTATCAGAAGCAGAGTGTAGTGAAGAACCATAAGGAGAAGATCCCCCAGATGATGGATTCTCCTAGGCATGGTGGAAGCAATTCAAACCATGTAAGAAATGGAAATACGATTGATGCGTTTAGCAGTGCGAGTCAGTTCGGAGGGATGAAGAGTCTGGGAACGATGGACATTCTGAGTGGGGTGGTCTCAAAAGGTACCGCACAAAATGATCGCTTGTGTAGCGGAGTCGCCAGAAGTGTCAATCATCTCACGAACAAAAATGACCAGAGCGGTGCGCACCAGAAGGTGGCCATTCCGATAGCAGGCCCTACGTCGAAGAATGTAAACTTGGTGGAGAATAATCTACCCCACAAGAATATCCCTCCTATACAAACGGCCAGAAATAGTAACGTCGCACATCCTGTTGTCTATTATAACCCCAGCAAACTTCTCATTAATAAACACATTCAcgcaaataaatatatgaacgGTAAGGTGAAAATGATGAATAGTGGAAATAGCGGCTTGCATAGCAGTAACAGTAGTATGGGTACCCTTTGGGGAGATTATCGCCCTGGTGGTGGTAGCCTTACAAATGTAGGCGGTCCCAACATAGTGCAAGTTGATAAtgaaaacagaaaatatCTGAACATTGTAGGGAACAACAATAGTGGTGCTATACCTACCTTCCATAGGAAGGAGAATAATCATCCATCAACAGATGGCAAAACGAAAGGCAAAATTATCGTCCCAGCGTTGATAACCAATGATGAAAAGGCAAGCTTGACGAGCAGCCCAGTCGAAGAGTGTAGTAATTTCGTTGTGGCTACACACGGAGTGAACACACGCACAACGGCCACTGGGATCAACAACAACTGTAGTAGCATCTCCCCAAATGAACAGAACTCCAATGTGCCTTTGAATAAAATATCAGTGGGAGGAGTCCCCTTTTACATGACGGAAAGTAAAAACCTCCCTGGGAGTAATTGTGCAGACGGTATCAACCTTGATAAATTAGAGAGGAAGGATTCGTTTAGTAGTAATGGAGAGGGCACTGGCACCTTAAGAGGTAGAACTGCGCTACACGATGGTGGGAGTAGCGCTAGTAGTACCATGATAGAATCGAGGCAACTGAATCAAAACTTTATGGAGAAAGAACAAAGTGCAAATGGGTTAAACGGGTTTATAACCCCTGGAACGATGGCATATGAAAGGGGTAGCAATGGTGTTGAGTCCATCTCGTCGGTAGCATCAGGCTGCGGAGGGGAGGTCTTCTACTCTCCGTCCACCAATGGAGGTACAATCACCTCTTCACAAATTATCTCCAATCATAAAATGAGTAATTTCGCAATTAATGAACATCTAGGTAATATTATGTTGAGCCAAAAAATTAACGGCTTTTTTAATAGCGCCCGAACGAACATACAAGGAGGGGGCAGTAGCACTCTCTATGGAAGAGTCGGTGCAGATATCTCAAACGTAAGCAACTCCAATGTACAGGGCATCATTGCTCACAAGAAGAACGAACATATGTACAGCGGAATGAAAAGCAAAATTAATGAAGGTAAAAGAAGTAATATTTGTGAAACGGTTAGTACCTACTGTAAGGAGAATTCAAACGATGCGTCCAAGATTGGGGAAAACTTCCTCTTTCAGGGAGGGGGTGCCTCTATCGGTGGCGTACCCAGCGAAGGTGTAATGGATCAGACGTCAAACCACCTGATCCATCATAAAATGACAGACCTGAACGGTAACAATCTTGGCAGTTATTTGGGCAACCATAAAATGAGGAGGCATGTAAagacaaataaaatgatTGAGTCACATGTGATGCACTCATTCGTGAGTGGCAAAAGTGGAAATGTGAGTAGCGACAGACTTAATGAGTACACAAAGCATATTGCGGAGGAGCATTTTCAAGGTGATACGAATCAGAAGGATAGCGAGCAGAATGTAGGTGGGCCATTTAGTAGGAAGAATCTCGGCATTCCGCATTATACAGAAGGTAGCAGCAATAGCGGATTCGTAAATGGCGGAGGCTTGAATAACCGTGTTAGCAATATCGTCAGTGGTATCTTAAGCGGAAACACCAAGGAAGGTGGTAGTAATGTAGATGAATTACCGAaggaattttatttcctcaaTGGAGGCAACGGAATGGTTAATCAAAACGGGCCCACCTCGCACCAGTTTCCAAAAACTTCTGTGCATGACAAGAATATCTATATGAAGGCTAACAATGGCGAAGTATGGGGAATCGCTGGGACGAGGGATTATAATGATCCTCATCAAAACGGGTTCGGTGATAAAGGAGATGCTGTACCTGCCGTGGTGACTGCATCTATGGGCGGGGCTCAATTATTTCGGAATCATCCAGTGAATCAAAGCCTACGCAGCGACGAACGGAGAATCGAGGACCAGATGTGTCACTATGGGCACAGGGCGGAACTCTCTGCGGTAACGGTAGACCCCGAAATATCGTGCAAAGAAGAGGATAACAATACTACCAAGGCCCAAGAGAGGAGGTACGCCATGCAGGCCGAGGTGCTAACGAAGCGGATGGGTAGCTTGAGTCAGGAATACACGGTGAGCAGCAGCACCAATAGTGGCAGCAGTAACAACGGCAGTAGCAACTATAGCGGTGGTGGAGGCACGTACGGTTCTGGTGGCAATTGCACCTTCGGCGGTAATTACGCTGTTGGCGGGAGCAAGGTCTCCGCACAGAGCTCGTACCCCCACAGCAGCCTGAACAATGCAGATGTGAACAACGTCCTAATGGCTATGATACAGAACCCAATGAATTGTAACGGAGGTGTCGTAGCTAGCCACGTTAGGAAAGCAGCACCTGTGGACGGACCAGGAACCCCCATCGGACTAAGCTCAGGTCACATGGTGCAGAACGTAAGGACCATGAACAACGATAGCAGCCTTCCAAACGATTTGTTattgaagggaaaaaatttcgaGGAGATTATATGTAGCAAAGGATACGTTCAGAGTAGGTACCCACAACACTATGCGTATAATAATGTGAATACGAAAATGGCTAGCCCGCCTCAGAGTACTCCAAATTCCCAGCACTATGGAATTCATGGTGGTGGTGGGCATCATAGTGGTCTGCATGGCAGTGTTTCTAACGTGCCACTTAACATGCCCCCCAGCGCGGGCGTTCCCGCCAAGCAGAATGAAGACGTAAGAAtgggtggagaaaaaaataacctaAAGATTCCACTTAGCAACATCAACATCAGGAACCCAATGAATAGAGATATTGCCATGTACAACTCTGTGGGGGGTCTTTCTTACAGTAGGAACAGCCATGTGGTTACATCGACAAGCGGATCTGGTGTCAACGGTGGTGGATCTGGAGCAGGGAGAACCAACTACAACATTCCAGGAAAATGCGTAGAATCATTTAATTACGTGATGTGCAGTGAACAGGCAAAAAGTAATATGCAGCAGCAGCAACAACCACAAGCACAagcacaacaacaacaacaacaacaacacgtGTTAGAGAACTTCACGAAGAATAGGAACATGATGAATAATAACTTAAAAATGGATGCCAATAAGAATTGCGCAAAGGTTAGGAGTTCTCAACATCAAGGTGGTTATGCGCACCTGGTGGTGCAACCCAACGGAGACGTGCGAAAGGTGGGACAACAATCACCGCCTTTGGCCTTGTCGTTAGGGATGGGAAGTGCCCACGCGGCTTTGGCAGCATCAGCTGCAGGAATGGCAGGAGGGGCAATGATTTTGCAGAACCAGAACGGTGGCCTTAACGAATACGCACAACAGTACTATGAGCAACAGCATCAGCCAATGCAGGTGCACTCTCACAATCAGCTCCAGAATCACTTGCAGCAACAGTTACATTCATCATGTGAAGGCGAGCAGGGGCAGCAGCACGCCAAGTACCTCTCCAACAGTAGTGACCTAGCCATCAGAAGGAAGGAGTATGAAAATGTGTTCAGGCTATCCAAAAGTCAGCTTGTAAATTTggagaatgaaataaaatatctaAAATCGCTAGCTGCGTACAATATAAAGCCCAGAGACCTATATTTTGAGACGTACGAAGAGACCGATATTCTTACTTACGATGGTAGCGGAGGTGCTGCTATCACAAATGGAGATTATTACTATTACCACCATCAGCAGCATCAAGGGGGAGGAGTCAGTTGTGTAGATGGTGATAACTTACCCATGGGAGGTTCTAATCAGATAAACGGAAATATCTCCAATGGAAATGGCAATGGAAATGGCAATGGTAATGGCACCGCCAGAGGAACAGGAACTGATGTACAGCTGATGGAGAAGCCTCCCCTGGGTGGGAAAatcaaaagagaaaaagggaaaccaAAACTCTACACTAATAAATTTAGCAGCAAGTTCAAATACAGCGTAATTGAGGAAGGTTCATTTGGTGTAGTTTACAAAGGATGGTACAATGGAATGCATGTGGCTGTGAAAGTACCAGTGGATAAAATGGCTAGACAAGATCCTTATGGATTAACAAAAAGATCCATCAATGAGTGGAAGATTTTATCAAAATGTGATCATCcaaatataattaaattatgTGGAGGAATAATACACAGCTATTTTGACATTTGGCTAGTAACAAAATTAGTAAACGGATTAGATTTACATacgataaaaaataacatgaaaaaagaggacaAGGTTATGAGCATTGATGTGtctttaaaaatgtgcaggCAACTAGCCAatgttattaattttttacatacgcccataaaaaataaaaaaaatgtaatcatCCATAGGGATATAAAACCAGAGAATTTAATCATTGATAATGACTGGAATATACATCTCTGCGATTTTGGAGATTCAGAAGAATGCGAAGATGGAATCGTAACAAATGTGTCTGGTGCCACTTGGATTTATGCTCCTCCGGAATTATTAACATGCCATCCTTTGAAGCAGAGTAGtgattataattttttggaCCATACGAAATTATCGTACAAATGGGATATCTGGTCCATGGGCTGTGTATTTCAAGAAATGATGAATTTGCCTTCTCCATTTCAACATTACATTATTACGTTTGACGAGTCCGACCAAATTTATGAGAAACTGGTAGATGTCTTTACGAAGAAGTTGCCTCCCTGTATTCATTCAAAGATTGAGAACTCTCCCTTCGCTGATATCATTCGCCTGTGCTTAAACTACGACCCGAATTTGCGACCCACGGCATCTGAAATAGTTCAGTTACTTAACCAGCCGGACGAATACCTGTTGTTGAAGAGGGCCTAA